A genomic region of Phenylobacterium parvum contains the following coding sequences:
- the trxA gene encoding thioredoxin — protein MGTVAVTDESFEADVLKSGKPVLVDFWAEWCGPCKQIAPALEQIAAELGEQVTVAKLNIEDSPNTPSRYGVRGIPTMMLFKDGQMTAMKVGAMPKQKIVDWLNESGVG, from the coding sequence ATGGGTACTGTCGCCGTCACTGACGAGTCCTTCGAAGCCGACGTCCTGAAGTCGGGCAAGCCCGTGCTGGTGGACTTCTGGGCGGAATGGTGCGGCCCCTGCAAGCAGATCGCCCCGGCCCTGGAGCAGATCGCCGCCGAGCTGGGCGAGCAGGTCACCGTGGCCAAGCTGAACATCGAGGACTCGCCGAACACCCCCAGCCGCTACGGCGTACGCGGCATCCCGACCATGATGCTCTTCAAGGACGGCCAGATGACCGCCATGAAGGTCGGCGCCATGCCCAAGCAGAAGATCGTCGACTGGCTGAACGAGTCCGGCGTCGGCTAA